From the Caballeronia sp. NK8 genome, one window contains:
- a CDS encoding DUF192 domain-containing protein, which produces MLPFAALPLAQAQTMPPGAKQPSDFPRAKLTAGMYVIDAAVAANDADREQGLMYRSQLAPNEGMLFVFNENAVHCFWMKNTLIPLSIAFIRADGTITDIDEMQAETENNHCPRNNGVYALEMPKGWFAAKGIKPGTQIKGLPRVQ; this is translated from the coding sequence ATGCTGCCGTTCGCGGCGCTCCCGCTCGCGCAAGCGCAGACGATGCCGCCTGGCGCCAAGCAGCCATCCGATTTTCCGCGCGCGAAACTCACCGCGGGCATGTACGTGATCGACGCCGCCGTCGCCGCGAACGATGCCGATCGCGAGCAAGGTCTTATGTACCGATCGCAACTCGCACCGAACGAAGGCATGCTCTTCGTGTTCAACGAAAACGCGGTGCATTGCTTCTGGATGAAGAACACGCTGATCCCGCTGTCGATCGCGTTCATCCGCGCCGACGGCACGATCACCGACATCGACGAGATGCAGGCCGAGACCGAGAACAATCACTGCCCGCGCAATAACGGCGTGTATGCGCTGGAGATGCCCAAGGGCTGGTTCGCGGCGAAAGGCATCAAGCCGGGCACGCAGATCAAGGGATTGCCGCGCGTGCAGTAA